The sequence below is a genomic window from Haliaeetus albicilla chromosome 25, bHalAlb1.1, whole genome shotgun sequence.
CAGGGCCCGGTTGATCTCGGCCTGGCGCTTACCAGGAGTTGGCCTCCATCTCccatttttttggggggggggggggggtccctgtggaGGCCACGTCTTTGCTGCTTCCAGAGCCTGCCGTCGGGTCTCCTTCATCTTCTCGGCTTGCTTAAACGGGctgttgtattaaaaatatacctAAACCccagctttgttttgaaaaagtcGCTCTGTGCAGCCTTTAGTACTGGTTGgtttctttcagcattttacCCTTTTTCTGCAAGACGATGATTTGTTCATAAGTGTCAATATTGGAACGTTGCAGAGAAGAAATCATCTTAGGGAGCATGGAAAACTCAAAACTGTTTTAGCTTGAGGGGTCTGGAGGGATGATTTTGCAATGCTGAGTGCCTCATCTCGGTGAAAATGAGACTTTATTTGCTGGTCGCTGCTCCTAGTCACCTTCCTCCCCGGGGAATATACTCTGCTGGCATATATGCTTTCCTTTTAGGAGTAATGAGAACCTCTGGAGCACGTTTTCATACTGCAAGACCTCTTGTTTCTCAGGTCTCTggaatttgctgcttttcccagttCAGGTCACTCCTTAAATGAACAGTAATACCATTCTTCTATGCCAGTAAAGCAGGTTATAGGATATTCAGTATTGCATGGTATATGTACCATATAACATCAATGTTTTCTCCTAATAATAGAGTATGATCAATAGTATGTGTCCTGCTTGCTGATAAGGTTTTGTGATCGAGCTGATATTCAGCATGATTTGAATGAATCCAAAGTGTAAGTGTTGCGTAAGATACTGAAACAGTTTTCTAATCTCCTGGTCCATTTTATCTCCCTCAccttttcactgttttcatgCTTAGATTAGAAGGTACATTTTTTAATGGTTGATGGTATTTTCAGAGTGCTTCAGGTTCTACCGTTTATGCATTAAGGCTTTAGAGAATGGTCTTTGGCCAGTGTTTTGCAGATAGTCAGACAATTATTCTATTCTGGTTTTAGATCTCAGGACAGAGAGTACAGTTTAGATTATACTGGacaacaaatgaaacaaatattccctttcattttccctcttctgtaTCGATGAGCAAGGCAAAGATAAATCAGTGGTATTTTTCACCACTCATACATATAGAGTTAAATACTACACTTAACAGCCTTACTGCAATAATGCATGGTGCAAGAAGACTAAAATCAAGTTTTTGTAGCAGATCTGTAAATGTGGAATTAACCTTTTCCCAGCTTTCTTGTCCTGGAGACTCTCTACAGTTCCTCCTCATCAAATCTACCTGTTGCCACTGCAGCTGTTTTAGAAAGCTACTTTAACACACGctaaaagaaacactttttctatttcttctgcTATTGCATCATTATATTACAAGACCCATCAGCATAGGAAGTTGTGAAAGCCAGAAGCATAAACGTGTTCAAAAGAGATTGCACACATCTGTGGACAAGAAGTTCATTCATGATTGTTCAACCTAATGCAACTTCTGGCTCAGGAAGTCTGTACATCACTGATTACCAGAAGTTGAGAGAGTAGCTGGAAGACGGATCATGGTCTGCTGACAGAGTTTCTCTCAGCATCTAGCTCTGTCCCTCAGCAGAAAGGGATGCAGAACGAGAGGGACACTGAGTCTGATTTGTTACGGCCATTCTGTGCCTGCTTGACAAGACACACACGTTTACAAACAATACCGATAGGGAAGTTATTTTATATATTCAAGTAGGCATTAGGCTCGTTTCAAATCATTAGTAGTGGTGTGGGTATCACATGCATCACATAGCTGAGATAATGAAGGAATGCTTCAATAGGAAAATGACAGAAAGGGGTTGGGGAGCAATAGCACGATCTGGAAATGCTCTGGTTCATTATCATTAATCCATGTGCTTCTTCAACCAGTCGATGTATTTGGATACCCTTGTGTAAACCCCATAGCTGCCTTTAACAGCACAGCCCTTTCCCCAGCTGACAATCCCAGTCAGAAACCAAGTGTTCTTGTACTTTGTAGCATGAGGTCCACCACTGTCTCCCTTGCAGGAGTCTTTAACGCCGGTCGCGTCTCCTGCACAGAACATATTCTCTGTAATATTTAAATCGGTCTCCTTTTCACATTCTTGTGTCTTTACACGTGGCAAATCAACTCTCATCAGAATAGAAGAGGTGGCACCTCCATCTAGTAGGCGTCCCCATCCGCTCACTGTGGAGAACTTGATGGAGGACAGTTCATACACTGCAAACTGCTTTTCAGGCAAACATATCGGCACCACATAGTCGGTGAGATTCACGGGTGTTTCCAGGCCTAGGAGGGCAATATCGTTATTGACTTGTCCATTTGTGTATCCTTCATGAATGATGATCCTGGCAACTCCACTttcttgctcagttttatcatcAGAATTTGTTGCATGTTCACCTGGAAAAGTTATTAATCGCAGGTCATGTCAGGCAGCTCCTTGATTCCTCAGAAGTTTGAGGAGATAAGGGGTTTCTAGTCTGATACCTCCTAAAGACAATTCCCTTATACTACCAAAGCCTGCACATTTGGTCTTTTACTCTGGTTTGCCAGGATGAGAAGCTGCTGCCACAACCACAGCTCGATAACATGAGGAGGGGAAGATACATACCCAGTCTCACCCGAAGCTGTTTAGGATGAGTATACTCCAAACAGTGAGCTGCAGTGACCACCCACTCTGGGGAAAGCAGGGTACCGCcacacttttctttctgattctgTATTATAAGGGCCTGCCAACATAAAGCAAATGTATGTCTTGCATCAAATGGGCTTGACCTGAATCTCAGTAGCGTTGGGTTTCCTATTGCTTCCTTCTGTCACTTTATGCAACTGTGTTTGAGAATACTGTGCTGATTGCATGGAGAATTTAGGAGGGGGAGTCTTCCCATTGACATTTTCTCCATCCTGTAGTATGGACTCTGCCTATTATGGCCAAAAGTGTATCCCTGCAAGCTGCAACTAAAATTCTTGCTGGCACTAAGCTTAAGGACTAAGGGGTCAGGAGATAGAGGAGGTTGTATTACCACTCCACTCCTACAAAAGCAGGCACTCCAGAAAAAGGCTAAGATACATAACTGAAACAGGTAGATCTGCTACCTATGGATGAAGAGGGAATTTGGTTATCCAGACCTGGCActtttaatggatttttaacATAATAGATTTAAAACAATGAGTTTAAGATAGTGGTTTCat
It includes:
- the F7 gene encoding coagulation factor VII isoform X1 produces the protein MVSRQCVALFLCSLLLVPLSLDAVFLKQEEASGFLERQRRANSFFEEIKLGSLERECMEEKCSFEEAREIYHDDERTKEFWHIYSDPNQCDSNPCQNGGSCDDQFQDYVCRCPIEYEGKSCEKAMADKLKCIYDNGGCEQYCTDKQSEKRVCFCADDYALASDGMSCIPQVKYPCGKIPVLAKKNATTRGRIVGGSICPPGECPWQALIIQNQKEKCGGTLLSPEWVVTAAHCLEYTHPKQLRVRLGEHATNSDDKTEQESGVARIIIHEGYTNGQVNNDIALLGLETPVNLTDYVVPICLPEKQFAVYELSSIKFSTVSGWGRLLDGGATSSILMRVDLPRVKTQECEKETDLNITENMFCAGDATGVKDSCKGDSGGPHATKYKNTWFLTGIVSWGKGCAVKGSYGVYTRVSKYIDWLKKHMD
- the F7 gene encoding coagulation factor VII isoform X2 encodes the protein MEEKCSFEEAREIYHDDERTKEFWHIYSDPNQCDSNPCQNGGSCDDQFQDYVCRCPIEYEGKSCEKAMADKLKCIYDNGGCEQYCTDKQSEKRVCFCADDYALASDGMSCIPQVKYPCGKIPVLAKKNATTRGRIVGGSICPPGECPWQALIIQNQKEKCGGTLLSPEWVVTAAHCLEYTHPKQLRVRLGEHATNSDDKTEQESGVARIIIHEGYTNGQVNNDIALLGLETPVNLTDYVVPICLPEKQFAVYELSSIKFSTVSGWGRLLDGGATSSILMRVDLPRVKTQECEKETDLNITENMFCAGDATGVKDSCKGDSGGPHATKYKNTWFLTGIVSWGKGCAVKGSYGVYTRVSKYIDWLKKHMD